One genomic window of Daphnia pulex isolate KAP4 chromosome 10, ASM2113471v1 includes the following:
- the LOC124204215 gene encoding PRA1 family protein 3-like yields the protein MATPSKENGAFEVAPLRSSDDFLLESARFQVPNFRDMEKWGKRVYSNLIYYQSNYFLLALALFALVGLIHPFKMVLGLFAIGLACGLFAAASNGGPQVAKFKQEHPVVSIISILLGAYLIIYLLEGNLVFLLGILLPFSATFIHSSLRLRSLRNKVTNKMEQIGLKKSTPMGMLLDALGFEAGIVD from the exons atggctacgccttcaaaagaaaatggtgcaTTTGAAGTGGCCCCATTAAGAAGTTcagatgattttttattagaatCAGCGAGATTTCAAGTGCCAAATTTCCGTGATATggaaaaatgggggaaaagaGTGTACAGCAACCTTATTTATTACCAATCAAACTACTTTCTACTTGCTCTAGCTCTCTTTGCTCTTGTTGG GCTTATTCATCCCTTCAAGATGGTTTTGGGATTATTTGCTATTGGGTTGGCATGTGGACTCTTCGCTGCAGCTAGTAATGGTGGTCCTCAAGTTGCAAAATTCAAGCAGGAACACCCTGTAGTCAGCATAATTTCCATTCTTCTTGGAgcttatttgattatttatcttCTTGAAGGAAATTTGGTATTTCTTTTGGGAATTTTGCTCCCATTTTCTG CCACATTTATACATTCGTCTCTGCGCCTTCGTAGTCTACGTAATAAAGTGACCAACAAAATGGAGCAGATAGGACTGAAGAAGTCCACACCCATGGGGATGCTTCTGGATGCATTGGGTTTTGAAGCTGGAATTGTTGATTGA
- the LOC124204214 gene encoding N-sulphoglucosamine sulphohydrolase-like has protein sequence MMMMDGSLCRPGINRFLYFSWMLLLLIISLLSCQLGASAALSQARNVLLIIADDGGFEMGVYGNNRCQTPHLDALAAQSLVFSRARTSVSSCSPSRAALLTGLPSHENGLYGLHHDVHHYNSFENVRSLPTILRENGVRTGIIGKKHVGPGSAYTFDYEQTEENNSIMQVGRNITRIKLLVREFLEQQNETQPFLLYVAFHDPHRCDHKNPFYGHFCDKFGNGEPGYGHIADWKPIRYKPEDVLLPYFVPNTAAAREDIASQYTTISRLDQGVGLVLDELRKAGKADDTLIIFSSDNGISFPNGRTNMYEPGLAVPMFIKSPDDESRRGEMTDIQANLLDIVPTVLDWFEIDYPKYHILKPNQPIRLTGKSLLPLLSGENGMKSDTFYGSHVTHEITMNYPMRTIIQEERYKLIHNLNAPGTPFPIDQDFYLSPTFLDMLNRTLNGRPLRWIKELKDYYFREEWEMFDLKTDPKECVNVHRKKKYKEKFFELKEKLFQWQKSTYDPWLCAPHGVLLENAEGPFCAPLHNRKYFKEL, from the exons atgatgatgatggatggcAGTCTCTGCAGGCCTGGAATTAAtcgttttttatatttttcttggatGTTGTTACTTCTAATTATTTCCCTGCTAAGCTGTCAGCTTGGAGCCTCCGCTGCTTTATCGCAGGCCCGTAACGTGCTTTTGATCATCG ctgaTGATGGCGGATTTGAAATGGGCGTTTACGGAAATAACCGGTGCCAAACGCCCCATTTGGATGCGCTGGCCGCCCAAAGTTTGGTGTTCTCCCGAGCACGGACTTCGGTGAGTAGTTGCTCTCCCAG TCGGGCTGCTTTGTTGACTGGACTTCCGAGTCATGAAAATGGATTATACGGACTGCACCACGACGTCCATCATTACAACTCTTTCGAGAATGTTCGGTCACTTCCGACAATCCTTCGGGAGAACGGAGTTCGTACtg GCATTATAGGGAAGAAGCATGTCGGTCCCGGATCAGCCTACACTTTCGATTACGAGCAGACGGAAGAGAATAATTCCATCATGCAGGTTGGCCGGAATATAACCCGAATTAAGTTGCTCGTCAGGGAATTCCTCGAGCAGCAAAATGAGACCCA GCCTTTCCTCCTCTATGTGGCCTTCCACGATCCTCACAGGTGTGATCACAAGAATCCATTTTACGGCCATTTCTGCGACAAGTTTGGCAATGGAGAGCCTGGCTACGGTCACATTGCAGACTGGAAGCCGATTCGATACAAACCGGAAGATGTCTTACTGCCTTATTTCGTTCCTAACACTGCGGCGGCTCGAGAG GACATAGCGTCGCAGTACACAACAATTTCGAGACTTGATCAAG GTGTCGGCCTGGTGCTTGACGAGCTCCGAAAAGCCGGCAAGGCTGACGACACTTTGATCATCTTTTCGTCGGATAACGGGATCTCATTTCCCAATGGCAGGACTAACATGTACGAACCGG GATTGGCCGTTCCAATGTTCATCAAGTCTCCAGACGACGAGTCAAGACGAGGTGAAATGACGGACATCCAAGCCAATTTACTGGATATAGTACCCACCGTTTTGGACTGGTTTGAAATCGATTATCCCAAATATCATATTCTGAAACCAAATCAACCGATCCGCCTCACCGGAAAGTCACTTTTGCCACTTTTGAGTGGCGAAAACGGTATGAAAAGTGACACATTCTACGGCAGTCACGTAACGCACGAGATAACAATGAATTACCCAATGAGAACCATCATCCAAGAAGAGCGCTACAAATTAATACACAATTTAAATGCGCCCGGTACTCCGTTTCCCATCGACCAGGATTTTTACTTATCGCCAACATTCCTG GACATGCTAAATCGAACACTGAATGGGCGCCCTCTACGCTGGATCAAAGAGCTGAAAGATTACTATTTTCGCGAGGAATGGGAAATGTTTGATCTCAAAACGGACCCGAAAGAATGCGTAAATGTACATcgcaaaaagaaatacaag GAGAAGTTCTTCGAACTGAAGGAAAAGCTGTTTCAGTGGCAAAAATCTACTTACGATCCATG gTTATGTGCTCCACATGGAGTACTTTTGGAGAATGCGGAAGGCCCTTTCTGTGCACCGCTGCACAATCGGAAGTACTTCAAAGAACTTTAA
- the LOC124204828 gene encoding gamma-secretase subunit Aph-1-like, whose product MALLEFFGCAFLAFGPPLAMFLLTIAKDPIRIIILIASAFFWLLSLLTSSLLWLVAVTLHSPIVVGVIFSVLFQELFRYLIYLLLRKAEVGLKKLTESDTAIITNKNILAYVSGLGFGIISGTFALVNVLADATGPGTVGLHGDSNLFFLTSTLLTLCFILLHTAWGVLFFHALDKKKYLALVWVVMSHLLVSLLTLMNSSQLYLATILPAYAVLVVTGLWAAGAAGASFTSLKKCLTSPPTTVQVRIED is encoded by the exons ATGGCACTCCTAGAGTTTTTCGGCTGTGCGTTTCTCGCATTTGGCCCGCCGCTAGCCATGTTCCTTCTAACGATTGCTAAGGACCCTATTCGAATCATCATTCTCATAGCCAG TGCATTCTTCTGGCTTCTGTCGCTGTTGACATCCTCGCTGTTATGGTTAGTGGCAGTCACGCTGCACAGTCCAATTGTTGTGGGTGTTATCTTCTCTGTTCTGTTTCAAGAACTCTTCCGGTATCTAATATACTTGCTGTTGCGCAAAGCTGAGGTCGGTTTGAAGAAACTCACAGAATCCGATACTGCCATCATAACCAACAAAAACATCTTAGCCTATG tttcaGGTTTAGGCTTTGGCATCATCAGCGGAACTTTCGCCCTAGTCAATGTTCTAGCTGATGCCACTGGCCCTGGAACAGTTGGTCTGCATGGTGATTCCAACCTGTTTTTCCTCACTTCAACCCTCCTAACGCTGTGCTTCATCCTCCTACACACAGCATGGGGAGTGTTGTTCTTCCACGCATTAGACAAGAAAAAGTACTTGGCGTTGGTGTGGGTGGTGATGTCTCATCTACTCGTTTCACTCCTG ACTCTGATGAACTCGTCGCAGTTATACTTGGCCACAATCCTGCCCGCCTACGCAGTCCTGGTTGTCACAGGTCTGTGGGCTGCAGGAGCGGCGGGCGCCTCTTTCACTTCGCTCAAAAAGTGTTTAACTAGTCCGCCAACGACGGTCCAGGTACGCATCGAGGACTAA
- the LOC124205414 gene encoding uncharacterized protein LOC124205414, whose amino-acid sequence MDSFHRSTETQIQLLAVNPKKIEPEVNCAAKSVINKGFSSTSGNELNQQSFLRLMAKVIDEKKLKILDKERLVNELSLLQSQLTDSNSKLQMFQNVKDELEITKSELEKNKSVITDITEINLRLTNDNSLLRRKIKDRDGQLSAVNPEKIELEILCVTGPVINDGISTTSRDNLNQQSFLSLMGKMMDEKKLLLLEKERLANELSLLRSQLTDSNSKLQMFQNVKDELAITKSELEKNKSVITDITEINLRLTNDNSLLRRKIKDRDGQLSAVNPEKIELEILCVTGPVINDGISTTSRDNLNQQSFLSLMGKMMDEKKLLLFEKERLANELSLLRSQLTDSNSKLQMFQNVKDELAITKSELEKNKSVITDITEIIIRLTNDDSLLRRKIKDRDGQLSAVNPEKTELEVLCVTEPVINDGISTTSRDDLNQKSFFSLMGKIMDEKKLILLEKERLTNELSLLRSQLTDSNSKLQMFQNVNDELAITKKELEKNKSVISDITEINFCWFKSSPLVVENPSFITGPVTQRTSGSIFSGLTAESCPSLSFMFRLKSLPQYLQEEPVSPPNLKKSDFFEKNDNQSRHIPENQHALPLNPEKSNLLEKKDIQLRHQPQEPHVFPPNLEKSDIFEKKDNQPQLLQEDPYVFPVNNLNIAEFVSSQHPPHAMESKDVLRYIETEEVGMIYLKDENYQNNLYPWSLLQELEQNQRSKIKPWNQLRFPESFNSDKPDLVEGLETDNQSRHKQRDPQVLHHYPNKLPLNSIKSNLLEKKDSQIRHQPEEHHVLPQNLEKSDFFEKKDQQRQLLQEHPNVFPPNSFNTEANHPRNVTEDPHALPPNPEKSYLFEKKDNQSQHKPEDLQHALPPNPEKSDLLEKKDNQSQRKPEDLQHALPPNPKKSDLLEKKDNQPQHLPEDSEVLPHNLEQSDLLVKKDYQPRLKPEDLHALPQNPEKSDFFKKKDNQPGHKPEDTHALQNQYKFGLLENTDNQPRHKPEDAQVLSQNPEKSDLLEKKDNQAQLILEDLQNTPTFDEIQLVSSNMPPNAPKSDLVFNQPQHPPEKPQPLLLNPENPDLVFQKDNQPRDKKGEERPTELPKPESQQKQTVSGNTKVEQEDRKQVELEKNPTVEKCVINGKTFPLMNEWGYDYKFAAVHYNVWKRELKVEIVINHKKSIIPILVINNPLSKDKDKAVYIIN is encoded by the exons ATGGATTCATTCCATCGATCAACCGAAACCCAAATTCAGCTTTTAGCTGTTAACCCAAAGAAGATTGAACCTGAAGTTAATTGCGCAGCCAAATCTGTAATTAACAAAGGATTTTCGTCTACCAGCGGAAATGAATTGAACCAACAAAGTTTTCTTCGTTTGATGGCCAAAGTAATAGATgagaaaaaactgaaaatattgGATAAAGAACGCTTGGTGAATGAGTTAAGTCTGCTTCAATCCCAACTGACAGACTCCAACTCCAAGCTGCAAATGTTTCAGAATGTAAAAGACGAGTTAGAAATCACCAAAAGTGaactcgaaaaaaataaaagtgtcaTTACTGACATCACAGAGATAAATCTCCGCTTGACAAATGATAATTCGCTTTTaaggcgaaaaataaaagacaggGATGGACAGCTTTCAGCTGTTAACCCGGAGAAGATTGAACTGGAAATTCTTTGTGTAACCGGACCTGTAATAAATGATGGCATTTCGACTACCAGCAGAGATAACTTGAACCAACAAAGTTTTCTTAGTTTGATGGGAAAAATGATGGATGAGAAAAAACTGTTATTATTGGAAAAAGAACGCTTGGCGAATGAGTTAAGTCTGCTCCGATCCCAACTGACAGACTCCAACTCCAAGCTGCAAATGTTTCAGAATGTAAAAGACGAGTTAGCAATCACCAAAAGTGaactcgaaaaaaataaaagtgtcaTTACTGACATCACAGAGATAAATCTCCGCTTGACAAATGATAATTCGCTTTTaaggcgaaaaataaaagacaggGATGGACAGCTTTCAGCTGTTAACCCGGAGAAGATTGAACTGGAAATTCTTTGTGTAACCGGACCTGTAATAAATGATGGCATTTCGACTACCAGCAGAGATAACTTGAACCAACAAAGTTTTCTTAGTTTGATGGGAAAAATGATGGATGAGAAAAAActgttattatttgaaaaagaacgCTTGGCGAATGAGTTAAGTCTGCTCCGATCCCAACTGACAGACTCCAACTCCAAGCTGCAAATGTTTCAGAATGTAAAAGACGAGTTAGCAATCACCAAAAGTGaactcgaaaaaaataaaagtgtcaTTACTGACATCACAGAGATAATTATCCGCTTGACAAATGATGATTCGCTTTTaaggcgaaaaataaaagacaggGATGGACAGCTTTCAGCTGTTAACCCGGAGAAGACTGAACTGGAAGTTCTTTGCGTAACCGAACCTGTAATAAATGATGGCATTTCGACTACCAGCAGagatgacttgaaccaaaaaagtttttttagtttgatggGAAAAATTATGGATGAGAAAAAACTGATATTATTGGAAAAAGAACGCTTGACGAATGAGTTAAGTCTGCTGCGATCCCAACTGACAGACTCCAACTCCAAGCTGCAAATGTTTCAGAATGTAAACGACGAGTTAGCAATCACTAAAAAAGaactcgaaaaaaataaaagtgtcaTTTCTGACATTACAGAgataaatttttgttggttCAAGTCATCTCCGCTGGTAGTTGAAAATCCATCGTTTATTACAGGTCCGGTTACGCAAAGAACTTCCGGTTCAATCTTCTCCGGGTTAACAGCTGAAAGCTGTCCATCCCTGTCTTTTATGTTTCGCCTTAAAAGCTTGCCCCAATATTTACAAGAAGAACCAGTTTCGCCCCCAAATCTAAagaaatctgatttttttgaGAAGAATGACAATCAGTCCCGACACATACCCGAAAACCAACATGCATTGCCCCTTAACCCCGAAAAATCTAATTTACTGGAGAAGAAAGACATTCAACTCCGACATCAACCACAAGAACCACATGTTTTTCCCCCAAATCTAGAAAAATCAGATATTTTTGAGAAGAAAGACAATCAGCCCCAACTTTTACAAGAAGACCCATATGTTTTTCCcgtaaataatttgaacattgcAGAGTTCGTTAGTTCCCAACACCCTCCCCATGCGATGGAGTCAAAGGATGTGCTTAGATACATAGAAACTGAAGAAGTAGGCATGATATATCTAAAAGATGAGAactatcaaaataatttatatccATGGTCACTTCTACAAGAATTGGAACAAAATCAAAGGTCTAAAATCAAACCATGGAATCAATTGCGTTTTCCGGAATCTTTTAATTCAGATAAACCTGATTTGGTGGAAGGCCTAGAGACAGATAATCAATCCCGACATAAGCAAAGAGACCCACAGGTACTGCACCATTATCCCAATAAATTGCCCCTAAACTCCATAAAATCTAATTTGCTGGAGAAGAAAGATAGTCAAATCCGACATCAACCAGAAGAACACCATGTTTTGCCCCAAAATCtagaaaaatctgattttttcGAGAAGAAAGACCAACAGCGCCAACTTTTACAAGAACacccaaatgtttttcccCCAAATAGTTTTAACACTGAAGCTAATCATCCCCGCAATGTAACAGAAGACCCGCATGCATTGCCCCCAAATCCAGAAAAATCTTATTTGTTTGAGAAGAAAGACAATCAATCCCAACATAAACCAGAAGACCTACAGCATGCATTGCCCCCAAATCCCGAAAAATCTGATTTGTTGGAGAAGAAAGACAATCAATCCCAACGTAAACCAGAAGACCTACAGCATGCATTGCCCCCAAATCccaaaaaatctgatttgttGGAGAAGAAAGACAATCAGCCCCAACATTTACCAGAAGATTCAGAGGTACTGCCCCATAATCTAGAACAATCTGATCTACTGGTGAAGAAAGACTACCAACCTCGACTTAAACCAGAAGACCTACATGCACTGCCCCAAAATCcagaaaaatctgatttttttaagaagaaagaCAATCAACCCGGACATAAACCAGAAGACACACATGCATTGCAAAATCAATACAAATTCGGTTTATTGGAGAACACAGATAATCAACCCAGACATAAACCAGAAGACGCACAGGTACTGTCCCAAAATCCagaaaaatctgatttgtTGGAGAAGAAAGACAATCAAGCCCAACTTATACTAGAAGACCTACAGAATACACCTACTTTTGATGAAATCCAATTAGTTTCGTCAAATATGCCCCCAAATGCCCCAAAATCTGACCTGGTGTTTAATCAACCTCAACATCCGCCAGAAAAACCACAGCCACTGCTTTTAAATCCAGAAAACCCCGATTTGGTGTTTCAAAAAGACAATCAACCCCGAGATAAAAAAGGTGAAGAGAGGCCAACCGAATTACCAAAACCGGAATCGCAACAAAAACAGACGGTTTCGGGAAACACGAAGGTGGAACAGGAAGAT CGGAAGCAGGTagaactggaaaaaaatccaactgTAGAAAAATGCGTAATAAATGGGAAAACGTTTCCCTTAATGAATGAATGGGGATATGATTATAAATTTGCAGCCGTCCATTACAATGTTTGGAAGA GGGAATTAAAAGTGGAAATTGTAATCAACCACAAGAAGAGCATTATTCCAATCCTGGTTATCAATAACCCTTTGAGCAAGGATAAGGACAAAGCAGTctatattattaattaa